From bacterium, the proteins below share one genomic window:
- a CDS encoding DNA-directed RNA polymerase subunit alpha, with translation MALYNINLPEMKEEQLSELTSRFTVEPLYPGYGMTIGNSMRRVLLSSLAGAAVTAVKIDGVDHEFTTIKGIREDVITLILNIKRLKVAYHGDEPTFITLTKSGKGTVTAANIKETEAVQIVNKDLELCYIDDAKGKLEIELRIEQGRGYSPVETRGSEKLPIGYIAVDAIYTPIKRVRFDIENTRVGQMTNLDSLVMEVETDGSVTPAQAMQQAAQILVGHFQVLAGMDVVSVGIDGIMTAEAKAEAEHGQIAVEELSMSQRTTNALINNDILTVGDLTQLTKSDLKSLKGFGQKAFEEVLEKLEEMGISLAE, from the coding sequence ATGGCGCTTTACAACATAAACCTACCAGAAATGAAAGAGGAACAGCTCTCAGAACTGACGAGCCGTTTCACTGTAGAACCTCTGTATCCAGGCTATGGTATGACTATCGGCAACTCGATGCGTCGTGTCTTGCTCTCGAGCTTGGCGGGTGCTGCCGTTACTGCAGTTAAGATTGACGGTGTAGACCACGAGTTTACAACTATCAAAGGGATTCGCGAGGATGTTATTACACTTATCCTCAATATCAAGCGGCTCAAGGTTGCATATCATGGTGATGAGCCCACATTCATAACTCTCACCAAATCAGGTAAGGGTACCGTTACTGCTGCCAACATCAAAGAAACCGAAGCCGTGCAAATCGTGAACAAGGACCTCGAGCTCTGCTATATCGATGACGCAAAGGGTAAGCTCGAGATCGAATTGCGCATCGAGCAAGGTCGTGGTTATAGTCCAGTAGAAACCCGTGGTTCAGAAAAATTGCCCATTGGCTACATTGCCGTAGACGCAATCTATACTCCAATCAAGCGCGTACGTTTTGACATTGAGAACACTCGCGTTGGTCAAATGACGAACCTGGATAGCCTAGTCATGGAAGTCGAGACAGACGGAAGCGTAACACCAGCTCAAGCTATGCAGCAGGCAGCCCAGATCCTTGTGGGGCACTTCCAAGTACTTGCTGGCATGGATGTTGTATCTGTCGGCATTGATGGCATTATGACCGCAGAAGCAAAAGCAGAAGCAGAGCATGGCCAAATCGCAGTCGAAGAGCTCTCAATGAGTCAGCGCACAACTAATGCTCTTATCAACAATGACATTCTCACTGTCGGTGACCTCACACAACTCACTAAGAGTGACTTGAAGTCACTTAAGGGCTTTGGTCAAAAAGCGTTTGAAGAGGTGCTTGAAAAACTCGAAGAAATGGGGATTTCACTTGCTGAATAA
- the rpsH gene encoding 30S ribosomal protein S8, translated as MITTDPIADMLTRIRNAVAVGKSEVTLPYSKMKAHIAEILKKNGYLSEIIVDEATVAKQMKLVIDQTQVKKPLTAIQRVSKPGRRMYARRDEIPRVLGGRGIVIVSTSAGVMTGYEARAKGLGGELICKVW; from the coding sequence ATGATTACAACAGATCCAATCGCAGATATGCTCACTCGAATTCGCAACGCCGTTGCTGTTGGCAAGAGCGAAGTGACTTTGCCGTACTCGAAGATGAAGGCACACATTGCTGAAATTCTTAAGAAAAATGGCTATCTTTCAGAGATTATTGTCGACGAAGCTACTGTCGCAAAACAAATGAAACTGGTTATTGATCAGACTCAGGTCAAGAAGCCACTGACTGCTATTCAGCGAGTGTCAAAGCCAGGACGTCGTATGTACGCCAGACGTGATGAGATCCCTCGTGTCTTAGGTGGCCGTGGCATCGTGATCGTTTCAACTTCCGCTGGTGTTATGACCGGGTACGAAGCACGAGCCAAAGGTCTCGGTGGTGAATTAATCTGTAAGGTATGGTAA
- the rpsK gene encoding 30S ribosomal protein S11 translates to MAQATKSKTRRKKQKRNIAKGVVHIQATFNNTMISITDEAGNVVAWASSGSAGFKGSRKSTPYAAQIATEKALEKAKDFGLVQVEVVVQGIGSGRESAVRALQNTSIAVSSIKDITGVPHNGCRPRKAKRN, encoded by the coding sequence ATGGCACAAGCAACCAAATCAAAAACTCGTCGTAAGAAGCAAAAGCGCAATATCGCCAAGGGCGTTGTGCATATTCAGGCTACGTTTAATAACACTATGATAAGTATTACCGACGAAGCTGGGAATGTCGTTGCCTGGGCATCGTCGGGTTCGGCTGGGTTCAAGGGTTCACGCAAGAGTACTCCATATGCCGCTCAGATCGCTACAGAAAAAGCGCTCGAAAAGGCCAAGGACTTTGGTTTGGTGCAAGTAGAAGTGGTAGTTCAAGGGATTGGTTCTGGTCGAGAGAGTGCTGTTCGTGCGCTTCAGAATACTAGTATAGCTGTATCAAGTATCAAGGACATCACAGGCGTACCGCACAATGGCTGTCGTCCACGAAAGGCAAAGAGGAACTAG
- the rplM gene encoding 50S ribosomal protein L13 — protein MSLITKDNRSFAPKPLEFKPEWYIVDATDVVLGRLATQIAMKLMGKDKPQYSPHALVGGCVIVINAEKVAVTGNKLTDKKYYRHSGYPGGIKEISLADQLEKHPERVIELAVKGMLPKNKLAKHMLGRLHVHAGPDHPHTAQQPKEWKVK, from the coding sequence ATGAGCCTCATCACTAAAGATAATCGCTCGTTTGCTCCGAAACCGCTCGAGTTTAAGCCTGAATGGTATATTGTCGATGCTACCGATGTAGTACTTGGTCGTCTGGCTACTCAAATTGCAATGAAGCTCATGGGCAAGGACAAGCCACAATATAGCCCACATGCACTTGTTGGCGGCTGTGTCATCGTTATTAATGCCGAAAAAGTTGCCGTTACGGGCAATAAGCTAACTGATAAGAAATACTACCGCCACAGCGGTTACCCTGGCGGTATCAAGGAAATATCTTTGGCCGACCAGCTCGAGAAGCACCCAGAGCGCGTGATTGAGTTAGCCGTTAAGGGGATGCTCCCCAAGAACAAGCTTGCAAAACATATGCTTGGTAGACTGCACGTACACGCTGGCCCAGATCACCCGCACACCGCACAGCAGCCTAAAGAATGGAAGGTGAAGTAA
- the rplQ gene encoding 50S ribosomal protein L17, translated as MHAHYHTTSKLSRKNGPRSAVVKGLLESLVLYESIETTEAKAKAIKPVFDRLVTRAKKGGLHNIRRIHADLGSKTAADKLIQELVHGFESRPSGYTRLIATGYRRGDAAAMTKVSLVLDDDFEEKIKKIQAQKAEAVKSDKKNDKKPVKETKK; from the coding sequence ATGCACGCTCACTATCACACCACATCCAAGCTCTCCCGTAAAAACGGCCCTCGTTCGGCTGTGGTGAAGGGCTTGCTAGAATCATTGGTTCTATATGAATCAATTGAGACAACTGAGGCGAAAGCAAAAGCTATCAAGCCAGTATTTGACCGTCTCGTTACGCGCGCTAAAAAAGGCGGCCTTCACAATATTCGTCGTATACATGCCGATCTTGGCTCAAAGACGGCTGCTGATAAGCTTATTCAAGAGCTCGTACACGGCTTCGAGAGTCGCCCCTCGGGCTATACGCGACTTATTGCCACTGGCTATCGGCGAGGGGATGCTGCAGCAATGACAAAAGTTAGCCTTGTTTTGGATGATGATTTTGAAGAAAAGATTAAAAAAATTCAAGCTCAAAAAGCAGAAGCTGTAAAATCGGACAAAAAGAATGACAAAAAGCCAGTAAAGGAGACAAAAAAATGA
- the rplF gene encoding 50S ribosomal protein L6, producing the protein MSRIGRNPITIPAGTTVAIAEQTLTAQGPKGELQVTIAPGFTIKQDAEQLVVEQQVQNRITNAQFGLLRTLIDNAVQGVTNGFAKKLEMNGVGFRVEKRGNDLQFALGFSHKIDFKAPEGIELQVEGNSITVSGADKQQVGAVAAEIRALKKPEPYKGKGIKYADERIRRKAGKAAAKAA; encoded by the coding sequence ATGAGTAGAATAGGACGAAACCCCATTACAATCCCTGCTGGCACGACTGTGGCAATCGCAGAGCAAACGCTTACGGCTCAAGGGCCAAAAGGTGAGCTCCAAGTGACGATTGCTCCTGGCTTTACGATCAAGCAAGATGCTGAGCAGCTTGTCGTTGAGCAGCAGGTTCAGAATCGTATCACAAATGCTCAGTTTGGGCTTTTGCGTACGCTCATCGATAATGCCGTACAAGGTGTGACGAATGGCTTCGCGAAGAAGCTGGAAATGAATGGCGTTGGATTTCGTGTAGAGAAAAGGGGTAATGATCTGCAATTTGCACTTGGCTTCTCTCATAAGATCGACTTCAAGGCGCCAGAAGGCATTGAACTGCAAGTAGAAGGCAATTCCATTACTGTCAGTGGAGCCGATAAGCAGCAAGTCGGTGCCGTAGCTGCCGAGATTCGCGCATTGAAGAAGCCTGAACCATATAAAGGTAAGGGTATTAAGTACGCCGATGAGCGCATCCGACGTAAAGCTGGAAAGGCTGCAGCTAAGGCTGCATAA
- a CDS encoding TrkA family potassium uptake protein, with protein sequence MVDKKLLRNIGILTILLIVIGTVGFSETARIEPSEAFYETIMILLSHFDHYGFKDPASRALVVFLVLSSIVVVAYLLKVLADYIVGLGDGLKRHQMRSKVAKMKQHYIVCGLGRVGSQVVEELRDEGATYVALDKDEDKVKRAIAEGHTALLGDSTDEDVLKAVGIERAKGVVATLGDDSANLFVTLACRQLNSDVFIVARVNRDENRQRMERAGADRTALPYQIGAYHMATMLTRPNAVDFLEVLSTNDNSQLHVEEIHIPQRSHLAGKTLNDLYHERVGATILALNAADGMSKVNPSGNETMYAGDRLIVMGTQAQLKQVHELV encoded by the coding sequence ATGGTAGACAAGAAACTATTGCGAAATATTGGCATCCTGACAATCCTATTAATTGTCATTGGGACGGTTGGTTTTAGTGAGACAGCACGCATTGAGCCTAGCGAGGCTTTTTATGAAACCATCATGATCCTCTTGAGTCACTTTGATCACTATGGCTTCAAAGATCCCGCCAGCCGAGCGCTTGTCGTATTCCTGGTGCTGTCTTCAATCGTAGTTGTGGCGTATTTGCTTAAGGTTTTAGCAGACTATATAGTAGGGTTAGGAGACGGTTTAAAACGACATCAAATGCGTAGCAAAGTTGCAAAAATGAAACAGCACTATATTGTTTGTGGCCTCGGTCGAGTAGGCTCGCAAGTAGTTGAGGAACTCCGAGATGAGGGTGCGACCTATGTCGCTCTCGATAAAGATGAGGATAAGGTGAAGCGTGCGATTGCTGAAGGCCACACTGCACTATTGGGCGACTCTACCGATGAAGATGTGCTGAAGGCAGTTGGTATCGAGCGTGCTAAGGGAGTTGTCGCTACACTCGGCGATGATAGCGCAAATTTGTTCGTGACCCTAGCCTGTCGGCAGCTCAATTCTGATGTATTTATCGTGGCACGAGTCAATCGCGATGAAAATCGACAACGTATGGAGCGAGCAGGAGCGGATCGAACAGCGCTTCCGTATCAGATCGGTGCGTATCATATGGCGACAATGCTGACTCGCCCCAATGCAGTGGATTTCCTTGAAGTGCTGTCGACCAATGATAATAGTCAGCTGCATGTAGAGGAAATTCATATCCCGCAGCGGAGCCATCTTGCTGGCAAGACACTCAATGACCTCTATCATGAGCGGGTCGGTGCAACAATACTTGCTCTCAATGCAGCAGATGGCATGAGTAAGGTGAATCCGTCGGGCAACGAAACGATGTATGCCGGCGATCGGCTTATCGTGATGGGTACCCAAGCTCAGCTCAAACAAGTTCATGAGCTGGTGTGA
- a CDS encoding 50S ribosomal protein L18 → MLKELRLKRNHTIRRGLRTRARLHGTTERPRLSVHVSLKHVAAQLIDDDAQKTLVSVSTVGQKAVAKKTMTEKAVWVGQEIADAALKVKITAATFDRGAKQYHGRVAALADAAREKGLEI, encoded by the coding sequence ATGCTAAAAGAATTACGACTTAAACGAAATCATACTATCCGCCGCGGTTTGCGTACTCGCGCTCGTCTTCATGGCACTACAGAACGTCCACGATTAAGCGTGCATGTTTCGCTGAAGCATGTTGCCGCTCAGCTTATCGATGACGATGCACAGAAGACCCTCGTATCAGTGTCTACCGTAGGCCAAAAAGCCGTCGCTAAAAAAACTATGACTGAAAAAGCAGTCTGGGTTGGGCAAGAAATTGCCGATGCTGCATTGAAAGTTAAGATTACTGCCGCTACTTTTGATCGTGGTGCAAAACAGTATCATGGACGAGTCGCCGCATTAGCTGATGCTGCACGAGAGAAAGGATTGGAGATATAA
- the rpsE gene encoding 30S ribosomal protein S5 gives MKQAQDVNGPELIERMISLDRVARVVKGGRRFRFRATVVVGDGHGGVGVGVGKGRDVTSAIQKATLVGRKSMFTLQLTGTTIAHEVGAKFGGARVFMKPAPEGTGVIAGGAVRSVLEVAGVRDVFTKALGSTNKINNANATLVALQSLNHAPVRGKSADEATKEVSK, from the coding sequence ATGAAGCAGGCTCAAGATGTCAATGGACCAGAACTTATCGAGCGAATGATCTCGCTTGATCGTGTCGCCCGTGTAGTAAAAGGTGGTCGCCGTTTCCGTTTTCGCGCGACGGTTGTTGTTGGTGATGGCCATGGTGGCGTCGGCGTAGGCGTAGGTAAGGGTCGCGATGTTACCTCGGCTATCCAGAAGGCAACACTCGTAGGCCGCAAGAGTATGTTTACCTTGCAGCTCACCGGTACTACTATTGCCCACGAAGTAGGGGCTAAATTTGGTGGAGCACGGGTGTTTATGAAGCCTGCACCTGAAGGAACTGGTGTAATTGCCGGTGGCGCTGTTCGCTCTGTGCTTGAAGTAGCGGGTGTACGTGATGTTTTTACCAAGGCACTTGGTAGTACGAATAAGATCAACAATGCCAATGCGACACTTGTGGCATTACAGTCTCTTAATCACGCACCAGTTCGCGGCAAGTCTGCCGATGAAGCCACGAAGGAGGTCTCGAAATGA
- the rplO gene encoding 50S ribosomal protein L15, whose product MKFHELTLKAHTKSSRVGRGISAGGGKTAGRGTKGQKARTGKKLKPGFEGGQTKLSMRLPKARGFKHAGVSYQLVRLAQLDATGTKKVDAETLKKLGLIKYADRPVKLVGPGTPKDALTIEVQASSQPALKAVEKVGGSIKIVELAKAKATATDKKDAK is encoded by the coding sequence ATGAAGTTTCATGAATTAACCCTCAAGGCCCATACTAAGTCATCACGAGTAGGTCGCGGTATATCTGCTGGCGGCGGCAAGACAGCTGGACGGGGCACAAAGGGTCAAAAAGCTCGTACGGGTAAGAAGCTTAAGCCAGGGTTCGAAGGTGGACAGACAAAGCTTTCGATGCGATTGCCTAAAGCTCGCGGCTTCAAGCACGCCGGCGTTTCGTATCAGCTTGTTCGCCTTGCTCAACTTGACGCTACGGGCACCAAGAAGGTTGATGCAGAAACCCTGAAAAAATTAGGCCTTATTAAGTACGCAGATAGACCTGTGAAGTTGGTTGGTCCAGGAACCCCTAAAGACGCTCTCACTATCGAAGTCCAAGCTAGCTCACAGCCAGCCCTGAAGGCAGTAGAAAAAGTCGGCGGCTCGATCAAGATTGTTGAGCTTGCGAAGGCCAAGGCTACTGCAACCGACAAAAAAGACGCAAAGTAA
- the rpsI gene encoding 30S ribosomal protein S9 produces MAESKKQYYYAVGRRKEAVATVRLMNGKGAITVNTIPAGEYFNNDTLIKLMTAPLEQVSKQGQLDAIVRVEGGGKRGQVDAIRLGIARALVEMSDDFRLSLKKAGHLTRDPREKERKKYGLKKARKAPQFSKR; encoded by the coding sequence ATGGCAGAATCAAAAAAACAATATTACTACGCTGTAGGTCGTCGCAAAGAAGCTGTAGCAACCGTGCGATTGATGAATGGGAAGGGCGCTATTACAGTCAATACGATTCCTGCAGGCGAATACTTCAACAACGATACGCTCATTAAGCTTATGACCGCACCACTCGAGCAAGTCAGTAAGCAGGGTCAGCTCGATGCAATTGTGCGAGTTGAAGGTGGGGGTAAACGTGGTCAAGTTGATGCGATCCGTCTCGGCATTGCTCGCGCTCTCGTAGAGATGAGTGATGATTTTCGACTAAGCTTGAAGAAGGCTGGTCATCTAACTCGTGACCCACGCGAAAAAGAACGCAAAAAGTACGGGCTCAAGAAGGCTCGCAAAGCTCCTCAGTTCTCAAAGCGTTAA
- a CDS encoding RluA family pseudouridine synthase: protein MLLPDESHVGLRLDTFLAQMRPDATRSAWQKHIKSGGVRIDGRAVKANHIIRQADNIQIVGEPPKVEIKQLAADDIPILYEDEDVIVINKPAGLISHPKPGSREASVSGSLLGRVHDQDIVRPGIVHRLDRDTSGVMIIAKHEAAKRALQAAFRARVVEKEYWALVWGEVGYGVQRITFSLSRSTKNATRMEVDPLGKQAQTYIQGLSRGSAATLIAARPTTGRTHQIRVHLAAIKHPIVGDPLYGDRSPTGHRLMLHAHSLQLPLPSGVKKTFIAEPDDIFLRTLDEFDCKIPVQ, encoded by the coding sequence ATGCTTTTACCGGATGAGTCGCACGTGGGCTTGCGACTCGACACTTTTCTAGCTCAGATGCGCCCAGACGCTACACGTAGTGCCTGGCAAAAACACATCAAGTCTGGAGGGGTGCGGATAGATGGTCGGGCCGTTAAAGCGAACCACATCATACGGCAGGCAGATAATATTCAGATAGTCGGCGAGCCGCCAAAAGTTGAGATCAAGCAGCTTGCTGCCGATGACATCCCCATACTTTACGAAGATGAAGATGTGATTGTTATCAATAAGCCAGCTGGCCTAATTTCGCACCCGAAGCCTGGCTCGCGCGAAGCTAGCGTTTCGGGAAGCTTGCTTGGTCGCGTGCACGATCAAGATATTGTGCGCCCGGGGATCGTGCACCGACTTGATAGGGATACTTCCGGCGTAATGATTATTGCAAAACACGAAGCCGCCAAGAGGGCATTGCAAGCTGCCTTCAGGGCACGTGTAGTCGAAAAAGAATATTGGGCATTGGTCTGGGGCGAAGTTGGCTACGGGGTGCAGAGAATCACTTTTAGTTTATCGCGCTCGACTAAGAATGCTACCCGGATGGAGGTTGATCCGCTTGGCAAGCAGGCTCAAACATACATACAGGGGCTATCTCGGGGCAGTGCAGCAACACTTATCGCTGCTCGCCCGACGACCGGGCGCACCCATCAAATACGCGTACATCTCGCCGCCATTAAGCACCCTATAGTGGGTGATCCGCTGTACGGGGATCGTTCTCCAACCGGGCATCGTCTCATGCTTCACGCTCATTCCTTACAACTTCCGTTGCCGAGTGGCGTGAAGAAAACATTTATTGCAGAGCCAGATGATATTTTCCTGCGCACCCTGGATGAATTTGACTGTAAAATCCCGGTACAATAG
- the infA gene encoding translation initiation factor IF-1 — MTSTKEVIEVEGTVVEALPNVKFRVELENGHIVLAHVSGKMRMHYIKILPGDKVTLEMTPYDLEKGRIVYRHR, encoded by the coding sequence ATGACCAGTACAAAGGAAGTAATCGAAGTAGAAGGCACGGTTGTCGAAGCACTACCGAACGTTAAGTTTCGTGTAGAGCTCGAAAACGGCCATATTGTGTTGGCGCACGTTTCTGGGAAAATGCGCATGCACTATATCAAGATTCTTCCAGGCGACAAGGTTACGCTGGAAATGACGCCATACGATCTCGAAAAGGGTCGCATTGTGTATAGACACCGGTAA
- the secY gene encoding preprotein translocase subunit SecY: MNRSNISQLWKNKELRKRLLVIAGILVIYSLLTHIPVPVPDSKRLQTFLLSFFSRTPILGFANLFTGGALSNFSIIAMGIGPYITASIVVQLLQQVIPSWESLSKEGERGRQQLNQYMRYLTVPLAVVQSFAVVAVVRQISQQSTGTDLIGNPSIGQWAFLILTMVAGSMLLMWLGELISEYGIGNGISIIIAAGIVASLPGIVTQQLTLLQGDASQALKVGLLGIVGLITVFVVVLVNEAQRNIPISYARRSAALAGYNSVDTHLPLRLITAGVIPVIFALALLSVPTFLGQLLANAKTPWVAQLAQNLTTWFSAQSTVYAATYFLLIFVFTFFYTSIVFKPKEIAENLQKQGGFIPGIRPGNETATYLKRVIRRLNLSGALALGLIALMPFVLARFFDSSESIAIGGTGVFILVSVAIETMRQAESRILMATYEKY; encoded by the coding sequence ATGAACCGATCGAACATCAGTCAGCTCTGGAAGAACAAAGAATTGCGGAAGCGGTTACTCGTAATCGCCGGCATTCTTGTGATATACAGCTTACTTACCCATATCCCAGTTCCAGTCCCAGATTCGAAGCGCTTACAGACTTTCTTGCTCTCATTTTTCTCGCGCACACCGATTCTCGGATTTGCAAATCTATTTACTGGTGGAGCACTCTCGAACTTTTCAATCATTGCCATGGGAATCGGTCCATACATTACCGCTTCAATCGTGGTGCAGCTGTTGCAGCAAGTTATTCCCTCTTGGGAGAGTCTTTCGAAAGAGGGCGAGCGGGGTAGACAGCAGCTTAACCAGTACATGCGCTATCTGACGGTTCCGCTGGCGGTGGTGCAGTCGTTTGCGGTGGTGGCAGTTGTGCGTCAGATATCTCAGCAATCAACTGGCACTGATCTCATCGGGAACCCCAGCATCGGTCAGTGGGCATTCTTGATTCTTACCATGGTAGCAGGATCTATGCTCTTGATGTGGTTAGGTGAGCTCATCAGTGAGTATGGTATCGGCAATGGTATCTCAATTATTATCGCTGCTGGAATCGTAGCTAGTTTACCAGGAATCGTGACGCAACAGCTGACGCTGTTGCAGGGGGATGCTAGTCAGGCCTTGAAGGTCGGGTTGCTTGGGATAGTCGGTCTTATAACTGTTTTTGTGGTGGTTCTTGTGAATGAAGCGCAGCGCAACATACCAATCTCGTATGCGCGTCGCAGTGCAGCACTAGCCGGCTACAATAGCGTTGATACACATTTACCGCTCAGGCTTATTACTGCCGGTGTGATTCCGGTAATCTTTGCCCTGGCCTTACTCTCGGTGCCAACTTTTCTTGGTCAGTTGCTCGCGAATGCCAAAACCCCATGGGTAGCGCAGTTAGCGCAGAACTTAACAACCTGGTTTTCTGCCCAATCGACAGTCTATGCCGCCACCTATTTCCTCCTGATTTTTGTCTTCACTTTCTTCTACACATCTATCGTGTTTAAGCCCAAGGAAATAGCTGAAAACCTCCAGAAGCAAGGTGGTTTTATCCCTGGAATCCGCCCTGGTAACGAAACAGCTACTTATCTGAAGCGAGTAATTCGCAGACTGAACCTGTCTGGCGCTCTGGCTCTCGGGCTCATAGCTCTTATGCCATTCGTTTTAGCGCGATTCTTTGATAGTAGTGAGAGTATTGCGATCGGTGGTACAGGTGTATTTATCTTGGTTTCAGTGGCTATTGAGACGATGAGACAGGCCGAATCGCGTATTTTGATGGCAACCTATGAAAAGTACTAA
- the rpsM gene encoding 30S ribosomal protein S13 codes for MARIAGTNIPNEKRIEIALTYVYGIGLKSSQDILKKLDINPDIRVKDLTEADLAKLRNELDANYEVEAELSRRVTLNIKRLKEIKAYRGLRHIANLPSRGQRTKTNGRTKRGKKVTMGSGRKKAAAKT; via the coding sequence ATGGCTCGTATCGCAGGCACAAATATACCAAATGAAAAGCGTATTGAAATTGCACTAACCTATGTCTACGGCATCGGACTTAAGTCCAGTCAGGATATATTGAAGAAGCTTGATATTAATCCTGATATACGTGTGAAGGATTTGACTGAAGCTGATCTTGCTAAGCTGCGTAACGAGCTTGATGCGAATTACGAAGTGGAAGCTGAGCTTTCTCGTCGAGTGACGCTCAATATTAAGCGACTCAAAGAAATCAAGGCTTACCGCGGGCTGCGCCATATCGCCAATCTTCCATCACGAGGTCAGCGAACGAAAACAAATGGCCGCACTAAGCGTGGCAAGAAAGTTACCATGGGTTCTGGCCGTAAGAAGGCTGCGGCTAAGACGTAA
- the rpsD gene encoding 30S ribosomal protein S4 yields MARNLTPIAKLARREGVQLHPKAVKALTRRNFAPGQHGQARRPKPSDFAVQLREKQKVKRLYGVMEKQFSRYVSEAIRREGIAGENLLRLLELRLDNVVYRLGFAPSRQAARQLVSHAHIRLNGKKINIPSAAVKPGDEITVKESSQKNAYFVARTEELKNQEMPSWLKLDPKKLTGTVTSLPLRDDSDNFIEEQLIIEYYSR; encoded by the coding sequence ATGGCTCGTAATCTTACCCCAATAGCGAAACTAGCTCGTCGCGAAGGCGTACAGCTTCATCCTAAGGCTGTAAAAGCGCTTACTCGTCGTAATTTTGCTCCAGGTCAGCACGGACAGGCACGTCGCCCTAAGCCATCAGACTTCGCGGTTCAGTTGCGAGAAAAGCAAAAGGTAAAACGTCTGTATGGCGTTATGGAAAAGCAATTCAGTCGCTATGTTTCTGAGGCGATTCGACGAGAGGGTATTGCGGGTGAAAACCTTCTGCGCCTGCTGGAATTGCGCCTCGATAACGTCGTCTATCGACTTGGCTTTGCGCCCTCAAGACAAGCCGCTCGTCAGCTAGTGAGCCACGCGCATATTCGCCTGAATGGCAAAAAAATAAACATACCTTCTGCAGCAGTTAAGCCGGGAGATGAAATTACCGTGAAAGAATCAAGCCAAAAGAATGCTTACTTCGTAGCCCGCACAGAGGAGTTGAAGAATCAAGAAATGCCAAGCTGGCTGAAGCTTGATCCAAAGAAGCTGACAGGCACCGTCACAAGCCTGCCACTCCGCGACGACAGTGACAACTTTATTGAAGAACAACTAATTATCGAGTATTACTCGCGATAA
- the rpsN gene encoding 30S ribosomal protein S14 yields the protein MARKALFEREKKRTKLADKYAAKRAEMRAAGDLEGLAKLPRNANPIRQRNRCEITGRSRGYIRQYGLSRITFREHASKGEIPGVRKASW from the coding sequence ATGGCTCGAAAAGCACTCTTCGAACGTGAAAAGAAACGTACCAAATTGGCCGACAAATACGCAGCTAAGCGTGCAGAAATGAGGGCAGCCGGTGACCTTGAGGGCCTGGCTAAACTCCCACGAAATGCAAACCCGATCCGTCAACGTAACCGCTGTGAGATTACCGGCCGTAGCCGCGGCTATATCCGACAATACGGTCTGTCGCGCATCACGTTTCGTGAACACGCCTCCAAGGGGGAAATCCCTGGCGTGAGAAAGGCTAGTTGGTAG
- the rpmJ gene encoding 50S ribosomal protein L36, whose translation MKVRAGVKPMCDRCKVVRRKGVVRVICENPKHKQRQG comes from the coding sequence ATGAAAGTACGAGCAGGCGTTAAGCCAATGTGTGATCGCTGTAAAGTCGTCCGTCGTAAGGGCGTCGTTCGTGTTATTTGTGAGAACCCTAAGCATAAGCAGCGTCAAGGATAA